The proteins below come from a single Elusimicrobiaceae bacterium genomic window:
- a CDS encoding magnesium transporter CorA family protein codes for MDRKLCVTEDEKAQVYVFTNPTVEEQRFLVSDFQIDEHTLASSLDPDELPRLEFEPEHTVMIYKRPKNYSGKDQLEFKVASVGTFLFADKLVVVLAEDIPLFVGKRFQKVDSIKNVFLKLVYNSISHYIEHLRIIHLISEEIEDKMNESMDNTYLLNLFSLEKSLVYYAEAITANGFVFEKMRTLASRFGFDENDGEMLDDIIVENLQCKTQADIHSNILAQMLGARASIVSNNLNLLIKKLNIITISLMVPTLIASIYGMNVALPLEHHPDAFWMLMGLGLVSVWLVMIYWRHKNW; via the coding sequence ATGGACCGCAAACTGTGCGTGACTGAAGACGAAAAAGCACAGGTGTATGTGTTTACCAATCCAACAGTTGAAGAACAACGTTTTTTAGTAAGTGATTTTCAAATTGATGAACATACTTTAGCATCTTCTTTGGACCCGGATGAATTACCTCGTTTGGAGTTTGAACCGGAACATACGGTAATGATTTATAAACGTCCCAAAAATTATTCCGGCAAAGACCAACTGGAGTTTAAAGTTGCCTCTGTAGGCACCTTTTTATTTGCAGATAAGTTGGTTGTAGTCTTGGCAGAAGATATTCCTTTATTTGTTGGAAAACGTTTTCAAAAGGTAGATTCTATTAAAAACGTATTTTTAAAATTGGTATACAACTCCATTTCTCACTATATTGAACACTTGCGCATTATCCATTTAATTTCAGAAGAAATTGAAGACAAGATGAATGAATCTATGGATAATACCTATTTGCTAAACTTATTTAGCCTGGAAAAGAGTTTGGTGTATTATGCTGAAGCCATCACTGCCAACGGCTTTGTGTTTGAAAAGATGAGAACTTTGGCCTCTCGTTTTGGTTTTGATGAAAACGATGGGGAAATGTTAGATGATATTATCGTAGAAAACCTGCAATGTAAAACTCAGGCTGACATTCACTCCAACATTTTAGCCCAGATGTTGGGAGCACGGGCCAGCATTGTCAGCAACAACTTAAACTTGCTGATTAAAAAATTAAATATTATTACCATTTCTTTAATGGTTCCCACACTGATTGCCAGTATTTACGGTATGAATGTGGCCTTGCCTTTGGAGCATCACCCCGATGCTTTCTGGATGTTAATGGGTCTGGGATTAGTGTCTGTATGGCTGGTTATGATATACTGGCGGCATAAAAATTGGTAA